A DNA window from Onthophagus taurus isolate NC chromosome 1, IU_Otau_3.0, whole genome shotgun sequence contains the following coding sequences:
- the LOC111421715 gene encoding pyruvate dehydrogenase phosphatase regulatory subunit, mitochondrial isoform X1, translated as MFTRYTRFYYTTNKYTNEVFSIRLNNFSGTASTTDNEPATTVPQHARVVICGGGVMGASVAYHLAKLGWANDTVLIEQHRIGGGTTWHSSGLIGVFKPSLAQVNLTKSSIDLYKELESKKLPTGWKQCGSVNLARTMDRMFVFKRMKAQSVSWDIECELLTPDECKERCPILNIDGVKGGLWIPSDGVGDPYDICLSLVKEARSLGINVLENCTVKRINQEKGCVKSVETNLGKIECEYFVNCAGFWARGIGQLSEPYVKVPLHAVEHYYLHTKPIPGLDSLLPGIVRDQDGYIYFRENNGRLLAGGFEPTAKPAFEDGKIPVSPKDRFLPEDWDHFHILLEQLLFRVPTLGNAVLDKLCNGPEAFSPDCKWIVGEAPEIRNYFIAAGMKTVGISAAGGVGRATADMIVAGESSYDMYELEVSRFLGLHNNRKFLRDRVKEVPGLHYGLMYPLHEFQTGRNLRMSPVYPKLRDAGAVFGQVMGYERPTWFQNRMDDEDEFDDWSRPQNIAKTKTFGKPPWFENVADEYAACRENIAISDYSSFTKIDLWSKGREVVDALQYVCSNDVDVPIGSIIHTGMQNKYGGYENDCSLARITENHYMMIAPTIQQTRCKVWLQKHLPSTVALSDVTSMFTALAIIGPFTRTLLSELTDTDLSPKNFPFFTFKMLDVGLANGIRTMNLTHTGELGYVLYIPNEFALHVYSSILEQGMKYGMKHAGYYATRALRVERFYAFWGQDLDTRTTPLECGRVWRVKFDKGVDFIGRDALLKQREEGIKRQYVQLLLEDHCSDTDLWPWGGEPIYRDGKYVGVCTTTGYGFTFKKQVCLGFVENLNDYGVRQRVTNDFVLSGDYEIDIAGIRYPAKVHLHSPNLPTKFPDKEREAYQATRDKTDDSIVVTIKR; from the exons atgtttactCGATATACTCGATTTTATTACACTACAAATAAGTATACGAACGAAGTATTCAGTATCAggttaaataattttagtggTACTGCATCCACAACTGATAATGAACCGGCTACAACAGTACCACAACATGCACGAGTTGTTATTTGTGGTGGTGGAGTTATGGGAGCCTCTGTTGCTTATCATTTAGCCAAATTGGGGTGGGCTAATGATACTGTATTAATAGAACAACACAG AATTGGAGGTGGAACAACTTGGCATTCTTCGGGTCTTATAGGTGTTTTTAAACCTAGCTTAGCTCAAGTAAATCTAACAAAATCTAGTATTGATTTATACAAGGAATTAGAATCTAAGAAATTACCCACAGGATGGAAACAATGTGGAAGTGTAAATTTAGCTAGAACTATGGATAGaatgtttgtttttaaaagaatGAAAGCTCAATCAGT atCCTGGGATATTGAATGTGAACTTTTAACACCCGATGAATGTAAAGAGAGATgtccaattttaaatattgatggtGTTAAAGGAGGGTTATGGATTCCTTCTGATGGTGTAGGTGACCCTTATGATATCTGTTTATCACTTGTGAAAGAAGCTAGAAGTTTAg gAATAAATGTATTAGAAAACTGCACtgttaaaagaataaatcaaGAAAAGGGTTGTGTGAAAAGCGTTGAAACTAACCTTGGGAAGATCGAATGtgaatattttgtaaattgcGCTGGTTTTTGGGCACGAGGAATAGGTCAATTATCAGAACCTTATGTTAAAGTCCCTTTGCATGCTGTTgaacattattatttacacACAAAACCTATACCAGGTTTAGATTCACTATTACCAGGTA ttgttaGAGATCAAGATGGTTACATTTACTTTAGAGAAAATAATGGTCGTTTACTTGCTGGGGGATTTGAACCTACAGCAAAACCTGCTTTTGAAGATGGAAAAATACCTG TTAGTCCAAAGGATAGATTTTTACCGGAAGATTGGGatcattttcatattttattggAACAACTACTTTTTAGAGTACCTACACTTGGAAACGctgttttagataaattatGTAACGGTCCTGAAGCTTTTAGCCCAGATTGCAAATGGATTGTTGGAGAAGCCCCAGAG attagaaattattttatagcagCAGGTATGAAAACTGTAGGAATTTCAGCTGCCGGAGGAGTTGGTAGAGCTACAGCAGACATGATAGTTGCGGGGGAATCTTCTTACGACATGTATGAATTGGAAGTGTCGAGATTTTTAGGTTTGCACAACAATAGAAAGTTCCTACGCGACAGAGTCAAAGAGGTTCCTGGTTTACATTACGGCTTAATGTATCCTTTACATGAATTTCAGACGGGCAGAAATTTGAGAATGTCACCTGTTTATCCAAAATTGAGAGACGCGGGGGCTGTATTTGGTCAAGTTATGGGGTATGAACGACCAACATGGTTTCAAAATCGAATGGATGATGAAG ATGAATTTGATGATTGGTCTAGGCCtcaaaatattgcaaaaacaAAGACGTTTGGTAAACCACCTTGGTTTGAAAATGTTGCGGATGAATATGCAGCTTGTCGAGAAAATATTGCAATCAGTGATTATTcttcttttacaaaaattgatttatgg tcTAAAGGTCGTGAAGTAGTGGATGCTTTACAATATGTTTGTTCAAATGATGTTGATGTTCCAATTGGAAGTATAATTCATACAGGAATGCAAAATAAGTATGGTGGTTATGAAAATGATTGTTCTTTAGCTAGGATAACTGAAAATCA CTATATGATGATAGCTCCAACAATTCAGCAAACAAGATGTAAAGTATGGTTACAAAAACATCTCCCATCGACGGTTGCATTATCAGATGTAACAAGTATGTTCACAGCATTAGCGATTATTGGTCCATTTACAAGAACATTACTCTCTGAATTGACCGACACCGATTTGAGCCCaaaaaattttccattttttacttttaaaatgctCGATGTTGGTCTTGCCAATGGAATCCGGACTATGAATCTAACCCATACAGGCGAATTAGGATACGTACTTTACATCCCTAACGAA tttGCTCTACACGTTTATTCGAGCATTTTGGAACAAGGGATGAAATACGGGATGAAACATGCTGGTTATTATGCGACGAGAGCATTGCGCGTCGAACGATTTTATGCTTTTTGGGGACAAGATTTAGACACAAGAACAACTCCGTTGGAATGTGGTCGAGTTTGGAGAGttaaatttgat aaaggTGTTGATTTTATTGGAAGAGATGCTTTATTAAAACAGAGGGAAGAAGGTATTAAGCGACAATATGTCCAGTTATTATTGGAGGATCATTGTTCTGATACTGATTTATGGCCATGGGGAGGAGAACCAATTTATAGAGATGGTAAATACGTTGGAGTTTGTACTACTACTGGATATGGATTTACATTCAAAAAACAA gtaTGTTTAggatttgttgaaaatttaaatgattatGGTGTCAGACAGAGAGTTACTAATGATTTTGTTCTTTCTGGTGATTATGAAATTGATATTGCTGGAATAag atATCCAGCTAAAGTACATTTGCATTCACCAAATTTACCAACTAAATTCCCTGATAAGGAACGTGAAGCCTATCAAGCTACAAGAGATAAAACTGACGATTCAATCGTGGTTACTATAAAGCGTTAA
- the LOC111421715 gene encoding pyruvate dehydrogenase phosphatase regulatory subunit, mitochondrial isoform X2 encodes MFTRYTRFYYTTNKYTNEVFSIRLNNFSGTASTTDNEPATTVPQHARVVICGGGVMGASVAYHLAKLGWANDTVLIEQHRIGGGTTWHSSGLIGVFKPSLAQVNLTKSSIDLYKELESKKLPTGWKQCGSVNLARTMDRMFVFKRMKAQSVSWDIECELLTPDECKERCPILNIDGVKGGLWIPSDGVGDPYDICLSLVKEARSLGINVLENCTVKRINQEKGCVKSVETNLGKIECEYFVNCAGFWARGIGQLSEPYVKVPLHAVEHYYLHTKPIPGLDSLLPVVRDQDGYIYFRENNGRLLAGGFEPTAKPAFEDGKIPVSPKDRFLPEDWDHFHILLEQLLFRVPTLGNAVLDKLCNGPEAFSPDCKWIVGEAPEIRNYFIAAGMKTVGISAAGGVGRATADMIVAGESSYDMYELEVSRFLGLHNNRKFLRDRVKEVPGLHYGLMYPLHEFQTGRNLRMSPVYPKLRDAGAVFGQVMGYERPTWFQNRMDDEDEFDDWSRPQNIAKTKTFGKPPWFENVADEYAACRENIAISDYSSFTKIDLWSKGREVVDALQYVCSNDVDVPIGSIIHTGMQNKYGGYENDCSLARITENHYMMIAPTIQQTRCKVWLQKHLPSTVALSDVTSMFTALAIIGPFTRTLLSELTDTDLSPKNFPFFTFKMLDVGLANGIRTMNLTHTGELGYVLYIPNEFALHVYSSILEQGMKYGMKHAGYYATRALRVERFYAFWGQDLDTRTTPLECGRVWRVKFDKGVDFIGRDALLKQREEGIKRQYVQLLLEDHCSDTDLWPWGGEPIYRDGKYVGVCTTTGYGFTFKKQVCLGFVENLNDYGVRQRVTNDFVLSGDYEIDIAGIRYPAKVHLHSPNLPTKFPDKEREAYQATRDKTDDSIVVTIKR; translated from the exons atgtttactCGATATACTCGATTTTATTACACTACAAATAAGTATACGAACGAAGTATTCAGTATCAggttaaataattttagtggTACTGCATCCACAACTGATAATGAACCGGCTACAACAGTACCACAACATGCACGAGTTGTTATTTGTGGTGGTGGAGTTATGGGAGCCTCTGTTGCTTATCATTTAGCCAAATTGGGGTGGGCTAATGATACTGTATTAATAGAACAACACAG AATTGGAGGTGGAACAACTTGGCATTCTTCGGGTCTTATAGGTGTTTTTAAACCTAGCTTAGCTCAAGTAAATCTAACAAAATCTAGTATTGATTTATACAAGGAATTAGAATCTAAGAAATTACCCACAGGATGGAAACAATGTGGAAGTGTAAATTTAGCTAGAACTATGGATAGaatgtttgtttttaaaagaatGAAAGCTCAATCAGT atCCTGGGATATTGAATGTGAACTTTTAACACCCGATGAATGTAAAGAGAGATgtccaattttaaatattgatggtGTTAAAGGAGGGTTATGGATTCCTTCTGATGGTGTAGGTGACCCTTATGATATCTGTTTATCACTTGTGAAAGAAGCTAGAAGTTTAg gAATAAATGTATTAGAAAACTGCACtgttaaaagaataaatcaaGAAAAGGGTTGTGTGAAAAGCGTTGAAACTAACCTTGGGAAGATCGAATGtgaatattttgtaaattgcGCTGGTTTTTGGGCACGAGGAATAGGTCAATTATCAGAACCTTATGTTAAAGTCCCTTTGCATGCTGTTgaacattattatttacacACAAAACCTATACCAGGTTTAGATTCACTATTACCAG ttgttaGAGATCAAGATGGTTACATTTACTTTAGAGAAAATAATGGTCGTTTACTTGCTGGGGGATTTGAACCTACAGCAAAACCTGCTTTTGAAGATGGAAAAATACCTG TTAGTCCAAAGGATAGATTTTTACCGGAAGATTGGGatcattttcatattttattggAACAACTACTTTTTAGAGTACCTACACTTGGAAACGctgttttagataaattatGTAACGGTCCTGAAGCTTTTAGCCCAGATTGCAAATGGATTGTTGGAGAAGCCCCAGAG attagaaattattttatagcagCAGGTATGAAAACTGTAGGAATTTCAGCTGCCGGAGGAGTTGGTAGAGCTACAGCAGACATGATAGTTGCGGGGGAATCTTCTTACGACATGTATGAATTGGAAGTGTCGAGATTTTTAGGTTTGCACAACAATAGAAAGTTCCTACGCGACAGAGTCAAAGAGGTTCCTGGTTTACATTACGGCTTAATGTATCCTTTACATGAATTTCAGACGGGCAGAAATTTGAGAATGTCACCTGTTTATCCAAAATTGAGAGACGCGGGGGCTGTATTTGGTCAAGTTATGGGGTATGAACGACCAACATGGTTTCAAAATCGAATGGATGATGAAG ATGAATTTGATGATTGGTCTAGGCCtcaaaatattgcaaaaacaAAGACGTTTGGTAAACCACCTTGGTTTGAAAATGTTGCGGATGAATATGCAGCTTGTCGAGAAAATATTGCAATCAGTGATTATTcttcttttacaaaaattgatttatgg tcTAAAGGTCGTGAAGTAGTGGATGCTTTACAATATGTTTGTTCAAATGATGTTGATGTTCCAATTGGAAGTATAATTCATACAGGAATGCAAAATAAGTATGGTGGTTATGAAAATGATTGTTCTTTAGCTAGGATAACTGAAAATCA CTATATGATGATAGCTCCAACAATTCAGCAAACAAGATGTAAAGTATGGTTACAAAAACATCTCCCATCGACGGTTGCATTATCAGATGTAACAAGTATGTTCACAGCATTAGCGATTATTGGTCCATTTACAAGAACATTACTCTCTGAATTGACCGACACCGATTTGAGCCCaaaaaattttccattttttacttttaaaatgctCGATGTTGGTCTTGCCAATGGAATCCGGACTATGAATCTAACCCATACAGGCGAATTAGGATACGTACTTTACATCCCTAACGAA tttGCTCTACACGTTTATTCGAGCATTTTGGAACAAGGGATGAAATACGGGATGAAACATGCTGGTTATTATGCGACGAGAGCATTGCGCGTCGAACGATTTTATGCTTTTTGGGGACAAGATTTAGACACAAGAACAACTCCGTTGGAATGTGGTCGAGTTTGGAGAGttaaatttgat aaaggTGTTGATTTTATTGGAAGAGATGCTTTATTAAAACAGAGGGAAGAAGGTATTAAGCGACAATATGTCCAGTTATTATTGGAGGATCATTGTTCTGATACTGATTTATGGCCATGGGGAGGAGAACCAATTTATAGAGATGGTAAATACGTTGGAGTTTGTACTACTACTGGATATGGATTTACATTCAAAAAACAA gtaTGTTTAggatttgttgaaaatttaaatgattatGGTGTCAGACAGAGAGTTACTAATGATTTTGTTCTTTCTGGTGATTATGAAATTGATATTGCTGGAATAag atATCCAGCTAAAGTACATTTGCATTCACCAAATTTACCAACTAAATTCCCTGATAAGGAACGTGAAGCCTATCAAGCTACAAGAGATAAAACTGACGATTCAATCGTGGTTACTATAAAGCGTTAA